Proteins encoded by one window of Salvia splendens isolate huo1 chromosome 7, SspV2, whole genome shotgun sequence:
- the LOC121740906 gene encoding major pollen allergen Ole e 10-like, with the protein MNPRTISLINLYILAISTPLAFTNCISSYDPQSIDASIKNAATTQSAQLQPTSPYQTPQNYPPLCSYPPPSSSSSTTLPPPVRPPTPPSLTPPSPSAKPGHGAWCVAKPSVPVPTIQQALDYACGSGADCRPTQPGGACSQPDTVVAHASFAFNSYWQKTKSSGGTCDFGGSAMIVNVDPSYDQCHFLST; encoded by the exons ATGAATCCAAGAACTATTTCTCTCATCAATCTCTACATTTTAGCCATTTCCACACCATTAGCCTTCACCAATTGCATATCAAGCTATG ATCCGCAAAGCATAGATGCCTCAATCAAGAATGCAGCTACAACACAAAGTGCTCAACTCCAACCTACTTCACCATATCAAACTCCTCAAAACTACCCTCCATTGTGCTCGTATCCACCGCCGTCATCGTCGTCGTCGACCACCCTCCCGCCACCCGTGCGGCCCCCAACTCCGCCGTCCCTAACACCTCCGTCGCCCTCCGCGAAACCCGGCCACGGGGCGTGGTGCGTGGCGAAGCCCTCGGTGCCCGTCCCGACGATCCAGCAGGCGTTGGACTACGCCTGCGGGTCGGGGGCGGACTGCAGGCCGACGCAGCCAGGCGGCGCGTGCTCCCAACCGGACACCGTGGTTGCGCATGCTTCATTTGCTTTCAATAGTTATTGGCAAAAGACTAAATCTAGTGGTGGAACTTGTGACTTTGGAGGCTCGGCTATGATTGTCAATGTTGATCCaa GTTATGATCAGTGCCATTTCCTCTCCACCTGA